The genome window TCAGCTCGCCCGCGTGGTCGAAGCGGTCGGCACCGCCCGCGCCATGGATGCGGTGACGGTCGCCACCAAGATTTCCGGCCGGATCGCGGAACTGAACTTCACCCCCGGCACCACGGTTGAAGCCGGCCGCGTGCTGGCCGCGCTCGACGATGCCGCGGCGCGTGCCAATGTCGCCCAGCTGGAAGCGGCAGTCCACGAGGCCCAGACCCAGCTGGAGCGCACCCGTCAGCTGCGCCAGCGCAATGCCGTCTCCGCCGCGGAATTCGACACCCGCACCACCTCGCTGGCGGGCGCCCGCGCCCAGCTCGCGGCCGCAAGGGCAGAGCTTGCCGATCACAAGGTGGTGGCCCCCTTCTCGGGCCGGGTGGGTCTGCGTCAGGTCAGCATCGGTGCGGTGGTCGGCCCCGATACCGCGATCACCACGCTCGACGACATCGACCCGATCAAGCTGTCCTTCGCGGTGCCCGAAACCGCCCTCGCCCAGCTCAGCGCCGGCCAGACCGTGGCCGCCCGCAGCGCCGCCTATCCCGACGACGCCTTCACCGGCCGGGTGCAGTTCATCGATACGCGCATCGATGTGGCGACCCGTGCCGTCACGGTGGAAGCCGCGGTCGACAACCCCGACGGGCGGCTGAAGCCGGGCATGTTCATGGCCGTGACCCTCACCCTCGACCCCGGCCCCGACGTGCCGACCATCCCCGAGGCCGCGATGATCCGCGAAGGCAGGCTCGCCTATGTCTATGTCGCCGGCACCGACGGCGTCGCCCGGCGGCGGATCATCGAACCCGGCCGCCGTCAGGACGGGCTGATCGAGGTGCTGAAGGGGCTGGAGCCGGGCGAACCGGTGGTGGTGGCCGGCCATCAGCGCCTGCGCGACGGCGCACCGATCACCGTTGCAACCGGAACCGGCACCCCGCCGGCCACCGCCGGCTGATGCCCTCCCCGCTGTCGATCCGGGTGCCGTCATGATCCTGTCGGACGTCTCCATCAAGCGCCCGGTCTTCGCGACCGTCCTGTCGCTGCTGCTCGTGGTTCTGGGCCTGTCCGCCGCCATCCGCCTGGCGGTGCGCGAATACCCGGATGTCGACACGCCGGAAGTGTCGATCTCCACCGCCTATCGCGGCGCGCCGGCCTCTCTGGTCGAAACCCAGATCACCGAAATCGTCGAGGGCGCGGTCAGCGGCATCGAGGGCATCCGCAGCATGCGCTCGGTCAGCCGCGACGGCCGGTCCTATGTCTCGATCGAATTCAATGTCGACCGCGACCTGGAAGCCGCGACGAACGACGTGCGCGACAAGGTCGCCCAGGTGATGGACGACCTGCCCGAGACCGCCGATCAGCCGATCATCTCCAAGGCCGATGCCGATGCCCGGGCGATGCTGTGGGTGACGCTGACCTCGGATGCGCGGGATTCGCTGGCCCTCACCGACTATGCCGACCGCTATATCGTCGACCGGCTGTCGGTGGTGCCGGGCGTCGCCTCGGTCTATATCGGCGGCGAGCGGCGCTATGCGATGCGGATCTGGATCGACCGGCAGGCGCTGGCGGCGCGCGGGCTGACCGTCACCGACATCACCGCCGCGCTCAACCGCGAGAATCTGGAACTCCCGGCCGGCAGCATCGAGACCACCAATCGCGAGGTCACGATCCGCACCGACACCCGCTTCGCCGGCGAGGATGATTTCCGCCGCCTGATCCTGGCCGGCGGCACCGATGGCAGCCCGATCCGGCTGGGCGATGTCGCCCGGGTGGAGGTCGGCGCCGAAGACTACAAGAACGAGATCCGCTCCAACGGCATGTCGGGCATCGGCATCGGCGTGATCCGCCAGTCGAAGGCCAATACGCTCGACGTCGCCAATGGCGTGCGGGCCGAGATCGAGCAGATCCGCACCAGCCTGCCCCCGGACATCCGGGTCGCCTATTCCTATGACGAGAGCCTGTTCATCTCGGAAGCGATCTACGAGGTGATGCATGCGCTGGTGATCGCGCTGCTGCTGGTGGTCGGCATCATCTTCATCTTCCTGCGCTCGATCGCGGCAACGCTGGTGCCGGCTGTGGCGATCCCGGTCTCGGTGATCGCCTCGCTCACCGTGCTGGGCGCGCTCGGCTTTTCGATCAACGTGCTGACCCTGCTGGCGCTGGTGCTGGCGATCGGGCTGGTGGTCGACGACGCGATCGTGGTGCTGGAGAACATCCATCGCCGCATCGAGGAAGGCGAACCGCCGCTGCTCGCCTCGCTGCGCGGCTCGCGCCAGATCGCCTTCGCGGTGATCGCGACCACGCTGGTTCTGATCGCGGTCTTCGTGCCGATCTCGTTCATGGAGGGGCGCACCGGCCGGCTGTTCGGCGAATTCGGCATCGCCATGGCGGCCTCGGTCGCCTTCTCGATGCTGGTCGCGCTGACCCTGACGCCCATGATGTGCAGCAAGCTGCTGCGCGCACCGGGCAAGGCCAATGCCGCCGAGCGGCTGAGCCAGCGCTTCTTCGACGGCATGAACCGGGTCTATGACCGCATCCTGGGCTGGGCGATGGCGGCGAAGCTGGTGGTGATCGCGATCGCGATCGGCATTTCGGTGGTCGCCGGCATCCTCTACGACGTCATCCCCCGCGAATTCGCGCCCACCGAAGACCGTGGCAGCTTCATCGTGGTCGTCCAGGCCCCCAAGGGGGCGAGCTACGACTACACCAGCCGCAATGTCGAAAAGGTGGAAGAGATCCTGCGGCCGCTGGTCGATCGCGGTGTCGCCTCGATCGTCTTCACCATCGTCTCCCCCGGCTCCAACCGCCCCTCGCCGGTGGATCGCGCCTTCGTGATCGTGCGCCTGGCGCCCTGGTCGGAGCGCGATGTCCGCCAGGCCGATCTGGTGCGCGAGGTGTTGCCCAAACTCTCGGCGGTGCCGGGCGTGCGGGCGGTGCCGGTCAACCCGCCGGGGCTGGGCCAGCGCGGGTTTTCGGATCCGCTGGAAGTGGTGGTCGCCGGGCTCGACCGCGAGGACGTGAAGGCCTGGAGCGACATCATGCTCCGCCGGCTGCAGGACAATCCGCAGCTGACCAACGTCAACAGCGACTATGAAGAGACCAAGCCCCAGCTCGACGTCTCGGTCGACCGCGAGCGGGCGGCCGCCCTCGGCATCACGGCCCAAGAGATCGGCGGGACGCTGGAGGTGATGTTCGGCAGCCGGACCGTCACCCGCTTCGAGGATCGCGGCGAACAGTACGACGTGGTCCTCCAGGCCGCCGATGCCGATCGTGCCGCGGCGCGCGACCTCTCCAACGTCTTCGTGCGCGCCGGCACCGACGGCTCGCTGGTGCCGCTGTCCAATCTGGTGCGCATGGAAGAGGTGGCGGTGCCGCCCGAACTGCGCCGCGTCGACCGCCTGCCCGCCATCACCATCGAAGCCGGCCTCGCCGAAGGCTATGGTCTCGGCAATGCGATCGAAGAGGTCCGCCGGATCGCCGCCGAGGAACTGCCGACGGCTGCCCGCGTCACTTTCGATGGCCAGTCGCGCGAATATGTCGATGCCGGCGCCGGCGTAATGATCGTCTTCGCGCTCGCCATTCTGATCGTGTTCCTGGTGCTGGCGGCCCAGTTCGAAAGCTGGATCCACCCGGTGATCATCCTGCTGGCGGTGCCGGTGGGGCTGACGGGGGGCCTGGCCGGCGTCTGGCTGTCGGGCGGCAGCTTCAACATCTACAGCCAGATCGGCATGGTGATGCTGGTCGGGCTGATGGCCAAGAACGGCATCCTGATCGTCGAATTCGCCAACCAGCTCCGCGACGAAGAGGGCCTGTCGCCGGCCGCCGCCGCCCGGAAATCGGCCGTGCTGCGCCTGCGCCCGATCCTGATGACGACGATCGCGACCGTGCTGGGCGCGGTGCCGCTGGCCATGGGCCATGGCGCCGGTGTGGAAAGCCGCAGCGCACTGGCGGTGGTGGTGATCGGCGGCATGTCGCTCGCCACCATGATGACCCTGTTCCTGGTGCCGGTGCTCTATGCGATGCTGGCGGGCTTCACCCGCCCGGCGGGCTCGATCGCAAAGCGCCTGACCGAGCTTGACCGCAACCACCCTTCGGCCCATGTCGGTGCCGAGGGCCATGGCGGTGAAGATGGCACCGCCGCCCGCGAAACCGGGCCAGGCCGCCCGTTGCCCGGCCCCGGGGAATGATCCCGGGGGCGGCATCATCGGGGGCCGGGCGTCGTTTCGGTCCCCGACACCAACCACGGACCCCGACATGACCACCAGCCCGACATCACGTCCCGCAGACGGGGCCCGCCCCCTGCCCGCCCTGCCGCGCGCCGCCCTCGTCACCGGCGGGGCCAGGCGGATCGGCCGGCGCATCGCGCTGGACCTCGCCGCCGACGGCTATGCGGTCGCGGTGCATTACAACGGCTCGGCCGGGGCGGCCGAGGCGGTGTCGGCCGAGATCCGGAACGGCGGCGGCCGGGCGGTGGCGCTGAAGGCCGATCTGGCGGTGGAGGACGAGGTCGCCACGCTGATGCCGCGCGCCGTCGATGCGCTGGGGCCGATCGGGGTGCTGGTCAACAATGCCTCGACCTTCGAATACGACGCCGTCACCACGGCCACTCGCGAAAGCTGGGATTTTCATATGGAGGTCAACCTGCGGGCGCCGTTCGTGCTGTCGCAGGGCTTCGTGCAGCAGCTGCCGGCCGCGGCCGGTGGCGCGATCATCAACCTGATCGACCAGCGGGTCTGGAATCTGACGCCCCATTTCATGACCTACACGGTCAGCAAGGCCGGGCTGTGGACGCTGACCCGCACCCTGGCGATGGCGCTGGCCCCGCGGATCCGGGTGAACGCGATCGGCCCCGGCCCGACGCTCGCCAGCATTCACCAGGATGATGCCGGCTTCCGCGAGCAGTGCGAGAAGATGCCGCTCCGGCGCGGCACCTCGCCCGAGGAGATTTCCGAGGCGGTGCGCTTCCTGATCGGTGCCCAGGCGATGACCGGGCAGATGCTGGCACTGGATGGCGGCCAGCATCTGGGCTGGGCCCAACCGCCCCATGCACATGATGCGGCACTGGACTGAAGCTCGACGCGACGCGCCGGGCGGTGTAGGACTCCTGCCGCCCGGGCCGGTCTTCCGGTACCGCCTGCGATCTGATGCCGCCCCCATCCGGGAGAGCCCCTTGACCGATCCGATCCAATTGCGTGCCGTCCCCCAGCCGGACCACCGGCCGTCGCGACGCCGCCTGTTCATCCGCGATCTGGTGATCGCCTGCGATATCGGCGTCCATGCGCATGAACATGGGCAGCCGCAGCGGGTGGCGTTCAACATCGACCTCACGCTGCGCGACGACGGCCCGCCGCCGGCGGATGATCTGTCCTGCGTGCTGTCCTATGAGGATCTGGTGGTCGGCATCCGGGCGCTTGCCGGCAGCGGACACGTCAATCTGGTCGAGACCCTCGCCGAACGCGTGGCTGCCCTGTGTTTTTCGGACGATCGCGTGCTGGTGGCGCGAATCCGGATCGAGAAGCTCGACGTGTTCCACGATGCCGCCGGCGTCGGTGTGGAAATCGAGCGTATGCGCGCCTGAGCGCTGCAGAAACGAGCTTGCGCAAGCGGATGTTTCCTCATGCCGAATCGTTCGGCGTGACTGCGATCGTATGCCAATCCACCCCCTGAACGAGCCGGGAACGCCATGCAGCCGGCGCAACACCAGCTTTTTTTTGCACAGGGGCCCCACAATAAAGCGCTTGACAGCGAATCGGCGGGCTAAGCCCTTGATGGTACGTGGCCAGCAGCCCATTTTGACAAAAAGAACGGAAAATCAAAGGCTTAACATTTGCCTGTTTTTTGGGCAAAGCGATGGAAAACCAAGCGGACGGCCCCGTCGCACCGGCCCTCAACACGATATACACATGGTTATCCACAGTTTCCGTGGATATGTTGACGATCAGATGACGCTTGTGAGACGGACATGACCGAGCGGCCCGAAGATATCCACCGCCCCGCTGCCGCAGAGACGGCCCAATCCGCCCCTGCCGCGACCCCGTCGGCGGAGAGCGGGGCCGAGGACATCGTCTGGGAAGGCGATGCGGCCGCACTCGACACGCCGGCCCTCACCCGCCTTCTGACCCGCCGCACTGCAGCACCCGAAGATGCGGCGATGCCCGCCGCCGACGGCGACGCCGAAGACGATGCGGAGGATGGCGACGAGACCGGGGATGCGGAGGACGACGACGCTGCCGGGACCGCGTCGGGGGATGCCCCGACGGCGGATGCGCCATGGGAGGACGCGCCATCGGAGGATGCGTCACCGGGCCGGCCCCAGCGCAGCCGCCGGCCGCGCCACGAACAGGGTGATCCGGGCTGGGTGCGTCTGGAACCGGGCGAGGCGGAGGATGACGGCGCCGACGGCGACGACGCTGCCGAAGACGACCCGGACGACGGACCGGCCGCGCCGGCAGACGCCCCGGCGCCGACGGCCGCGGCCCCTGAGGCCACGGACGGGCCGGCGCCGACCGCCCGCCCCCTCTCCCGCCACCCGCAGCTGCGGACGGGCCGTGGGGCCATCCTGGCGGCGCTGAAGACCATGCCCGACAGCCCCGGGGTCTATCGGATGCTCGACGGCCATGGCGACGTGCTCTATGTCGGCAAGGCCAAGCATCTGAAGCGGCGGGTGGCGAGCTATACCCGGATCAACCAGCTGCAGCCGCGCCTGATGCGGATGGTGGCCGAGACCCGGACCATGGAGATCGTCACCACCGCCTCGGAGGCCGAGGCGCTGCTGCTGGAAGCCAATCTGATCAAGCGCCTGCGCCCGCGCTTCAACGTGCTGCTGCGCGACGACAAGAGCTTCCCCTACATCCTGATCACCGGCGATCACGACTTCCCGCAGATCCTGAAGCATCGGGGCGCCCGCAACCGCAAGGGCGAGTATTTCGGCCCCTTCGCCAGCGCCGGCGCGGTCAACGAAACCCTGGCGGTGCTGGAAAAGGCTTTCCTGCTGCGCAACTGCTCGGATTCGGTGTTCGAAAGCCGCAGCCGGCCCTGCCTGCAATACCAGATCAAGCGCTGCAGCGCGCCGTGCTGCGCCTATGTCGACCGCGAGAGCTATGGCCGGCTGGTGGCCGAGGCCCGTGACTTCCTGCGCGGGCGTTCGGCCGGCGTCCGCCAGGCGATGCAGGACCGCATGGCCGAGGCGGCGAACGATCTGGATTTCGAAACCGCCGCAGTCTATCGCGACCGGATCAAGGCGCTTGCCCGCGTCACCGCCACCCAGGGAATCAATTTCCAGGGGCTGGAGGATGTCGACGTGGTGGCGATCGCCGAAGAGGGCGGCCAGAGCTGCATTCAGGTGTTCTTCTTCCGCGGCGGCCAGAACTATGGCAACCGGGCCTATTTCCCGGCCAACGAGGCCGGCAGCACGGCGGCCGAGGTGCTCTCGGCCTTCCTCGGCCAGTTCTATGCCGACAAGCTGCCGCCGCGAGAGGTGGTGCTGGACCGCGAGCCCGACGAGGCCGATCTGGTCGCCCAGGCGCTGTCGGTGCGGGCCGGCCACAAGGTGCGGCTGACCGTGCCCCGGCGCGGCGACAAGCTCCAGGCGGTCACCCATGCCGCCACCAATGCCCGCGAGGCGCTGGGCCGCAAGCTGGCCGAGACCTCCAGCCAGAAGCGGCTGCTGGAAGGCACGCGCACCGTCTTCGGCCTGGAGCGGGCGCCGCAGCGGATCGAGGTTTACGACAACGCCCATATCTCGGGCACGCATGCCGTCTGCGGCATGATCGTGGCGGGCCCCGAGGGCTTCGACCGCCGGTCCTATCGCAGCTTCACCATCCGCGACATCGACCCGGCCAAGGCCGGCGGCGACGATTATGCGATGATGCGCGAGGTGATGCGCCGCCGCTTCGGCCGGCTTGCCCGCGAGCTGGACGAGGCCGGCGGCGAGACCGACCGCGTCGCCGGCTGGCCCGATCTGGTGCTGCTCGACGGTGGCGAGGGCCAGTTGCAGACCGGCACCGAAGAACTGGAGGCGGCGGGGCTGACCGGCCGGATCATGGTCGCCGCCATCGCCAAGGGCCCCGACCGCGATGCCGGGCGCGAACGCTTTTTCCTGCCCGGCCGCGCGCCCTTCCGCCTGCCCGAACGCGACCCGGTGCTGTATTTCCTGCAACGTCTGCGCGACGAGGCGCACCGTTTCGCCGGCGGTCAGCATCGCGCGAAGCGCAGCCGCGCCATCGGCACCTCGGCGCTGGACGAGATCCCGGGGATCGGGCCGAAGCGCAAGAAGGCGCTGCTGCACCATTTCGGCTCGGCCAAGGCGGTGGAGGCGGCGAGCCTGACCGACATCGCCCGGGTCGAGGGCATCTCCACCGCCGTCGCCCGCCAGATCTACGGCTTCTTCCATCCCGAAGGCTGATCGCGCCCGCCGGAGGCTGACGGCGACGCCCGCCTTCCTGTAGACTGACCCGCGGCCCCAATCGCAACGGATCCCATGCGCCAGAGCCTGCCCAACATTCTCACCCTGTCGCGGATTGTGGTGATCCCGTTCTTCATCGCCGGCTTCGCGCTCGATGCGCCGGCGGGTGCCTGGGTCACCTTCGGCCTGTTCGCCGCCGCTTCCGTCACCGACTGGTTCGACGGCTGGCTGGCGCGGCGCTGGGGTGTGGTCTCGGCGGTGGGCCGGTTTCTGGATCCCATCGCCGACAAGCTGCTGGTCACCGCCGCCCTGCTGATGCTGGTTGCCGACGGCCGCGCCCATCCCCTGCCCGCGCTGATCATCCTCTGCCGCGAGATCCTGATTTCCGGGCTGCGGGAGCATCTGGCCGGCGATCGGATCGCGGTGCCGGTTTCGAAACTCGCCAAGTGGAAGACCACGGTGCAGATGATCGCCATCGCCATCCTGCTGCTGCTGCCGGCGCTGGGTGGCTGGGCCTGGTGGGCGGGCGAGACCCTGCTCTGGCTTGCGGCCGTGCTGACGGTGGTGACCGGCTGGAGCTACATGCAGGGCGGCATGCGCCATCTTCTCGCCGCCGACCGACGCTGACGGAGACACCCCCCATGCCCCTGCAGATCCTCTATTTCGCCTGGATGCGCGCCCGGATCGGCCGCGGTGAGGACGAGATCGCCTGGACGCCGGCGCTGTCGACCGTGGGCGCCCTGCTGGACTACCTGGCGGGGGTAAGCCCCGCCCATGCCCAGGCGCTCGCCGACCGGTCGGCGGTGCGGGTGGCGGTGAACCAGGATTATGCCGGCCCCGATGCCGCGGTCCGGGACGGTGACGAGATCGCGATCTTCCCGCCGGTGACCGGCGGATCGGGGGCGGAGGCCAGCGCCTGCGCAATCGACATCCGGGTCCAGACGGCGGATTTCGATGTCGGTGCCGAATATGCCGCCGCGGCGACCGGTACGGCGACCGGCGGGGTCGCCCTGTTCGTGGGCCAGGTGCGCGGCCGCGATGGCGCCGACGAGGTGGCGGCCATGACCCTGGAGCACTATCCCGGGATGACCGAGCGCGAGATCGACCGCATCGCGCGG of Tistrella mobilis contains these proteins:
- a CDS encoding efflux RND transporter periplasmic adaptor subunit, with product MRIIGQIILIAGLAAAGAGAWYGWDRLAGGEAGKASATVTPATVRPVTVELAAVTPRQLARVVEAVGTARAMDAVTVATKISGRIAELNFTPGTTVEAGRVLAALDDAAARANVAQLEAAVHEAQTQLERTRQLRQRNAVSAAEFDTRTTSLAGARAQLAAARAELADHKVVAPFSGRVGLRQVSIGAVVGPDTAITTLDDIDPIKLSFAVPETALAQLSAGQTVAARSAAYPDDAFTGRVQFIDTRIDVATRAVTVEAAVDNPDGRLKPGMFMAVTLTLDPGPDVPTIPEAAMIREGRLAYVYVAGTDGVARRRIIEPGRRQDGLIEVLKGLEPGEPVVVAGHQRLRDGAPITVATGTGTPPATAG
- a CDS encoding efflux RND transporter permease subunit; translation: MILSDVSIKRPVFATVLSLLLVVLGLSAAIRLAVREYPDVDTPEVSISTAYRGAPASLVETQITEIVEGAVSGIEGIRSMRSVSRDGRSYVSIEFNVDRDLEAATNDVRDKVAQVMDDLPETADQPIISKADADARAMLWVTLTSDARDSLALTDYADRYIVDRLSVVPGVASVYIGGERRYAMRIWIDRQALAARGLTVTDITAALNRENLELPAGSIETTNREVTIRTDTRFAGEDDFRRLILAGGTDGSPIRLGDVARVEVGAEDYKNEIRSNGMSGIGIGVIRQSKANTLDVANGVRAEIEQIRTSLPPDIRVAYSYDESLFISEAIYEVMHALVIALLLVVGIIFIFLRSIAATLVPAVAIPVSVIASLTVLGALGFSINVLTLLALVLAIGLVVDDAIVVLENIHRRIEEGEPPLLASLRGSRQIAFAVIATTLVLIAVFVPISFMEGRTGRLFGEFGIAMAASVAFSMLVALTLTPMMCSKLLRAPGKANAAERLSQRFFDGMNRVYDRILGWAMAAKLVVIAIAIGISVVAGILYDVIPREFAPTEDRGSFIVVVQAPKGASYDYTSRNVEKVEEILRPLVDRGVASIVFTIVSPGSNRPSPVDRAFVIVRLAPWSERDVRQADLVREVLPKLSAVPGVRAVPVNPPGLGQRGFSDPLEVVVAGLDREDVKAWSDIMLRRLQDNPQLTNVNSDYEETKPQLDVSVDRERAAALGITAQEIGGTLEVMFGSRTVTRFEDRGEQYDVVLQAADADRAAARDLSNVFVRAGTDGSLVPLSNLVRMEEVAVPPELRRVDRLPAITIEAGLAEGYGLGNAIEEVRRIAAEELPTAARVTFDGQSREYVDAGAGVMIVFALAILIVFLVLAAQFESWIHPVIILLAVPVGLTGGLAGVWLSGGSFNIYSQIGMVMLVGLMAKNGILIVEFANQLRDEEGLSPAAAARKSAVLRLRPILMTTIATVLGAVPLAMGHGAGVESRSALAVVVIGGMSLATMMTLFLVPVLYAMLAGFTRPAGSIAKRLTELDRNHPSAHVGAEGHGGEDGTAARETGPGRPLPGPGE
- a CDS encoding SDR family oxidoreductase produces the protein MTTSPTSRPADGARPLPALPRAALVTGGARRIGRRIALDLAADGYAVAVHYNGSAGAAEAVSAEIRNGGGRAVALKADLAVEDEVATLMPRAVDALGPIGVLVNNASTFEYDAVTTATRESWDFHMEVNLRAPFVLSQGFVQQLPAAAGGAIINLIDQRVWNLTPHFMTYTVSKAGLWTLTRTLAMALAPRIRVNAIGPGPTLASIHQDDAGFREQCEKMPLRRGTSPEEISEAVRFLIGAQAMTGQMLALDGGQHLGWAQPPHAHDAALD
- a CDS encoding dihydroneopterin aldolase, which gives rise to MTDPIQLRAVPQPDHRPSRRRLFIRDLVIACDIGVHAHEHGQPQRVAFNIDLTLRDDGPPPADDLSCVLSYEDLVVGIRALAGSGHVNLVETLAERVAALCFSDDRVLVARIRIEKLDVFHDAAGVGVEIERMRA
- the uvrC gene encoding excinuclease ABC subunit UvrC, which produces MTERPEDIHRPAAAETAQSAPAATPSAESGAEDIVWEGDAAALDTPALTRLLTRRTAAPEDAAMPAADGDAEDDAEDGDETGDAEDDDAAGTASGDAPTADAPWEDAPSEDASPGRPQRSRRPRHEQGDPGWVRLEPGEAEDDGADGDDAAEDDPDDGPAAPADAPAPTAAAPEATDGPAPTARPLSRHPQLRTGRGAILAALKTMPDSPGVYRMLDGHGDVLYVGKAKHLKRRVASYTRINQLQPRLMRMVAETRTMEIVTTASEAEALLLEANLIKRLRPRFNVLLRDDKSFPYILITGDHDFPQILKHRGARNRKGEYFGPFASAGAVNETLAVLEKAFLLRNCSDSVFESRSRPCLQYQIKRCSAPCCAYVDRESYGRLVAEARDFLRGRSAGVRQAMQDRMAEAANDLDFETAAVYRDRIKALARVTATQGINFQGLEDVDVVAIAEEGGQSCIQVFFFRGGQNYGNRAYFPANEAGSTAAEVLSAFLGQFYADKLPPREVVLDREPDEADLVAQALSVRAGHKVRLTVPRRGDKLQAVTHAATNAREALGRKLAETSSQKRLLEGTRTVFGLERAPQRIEVYDNAHISGTHAVCGMIVAGPEGFDRRSYRSFTIRDIDPAKAGGDDYAMMREVMRRRFGRLARELDEAGGETDRVAGWPDLVLLDGGEGQLQTGTEELEAAGLTGRIMVAAIAKGPDRDAGRERFFLPGRAPFRLPERDPVLYFLQRLRDEAHRFAGGQHRAKRSRAIGTSALDEIPGIGPKRKKALLHHFGSAKAVEAASLTDIARVEGISTAVARQIYGFFHPEG
- the pgsA gene encoding CDP-diacylglycerol--glycerol-3-phosphate 3-phosphatidyltransferase, whose translation is MRQSLPNILTLSRIVVIPFFIAGFALDAPAGAWVTFGLFAAASVTDWFDGWLARRWGVVSAVGRFLDPIADKLLVTAALLMLVADGRAHPLPALIILCREILISGLREHLAGDRIAVPVSKLAKWKTTVQMIAIAILLLLPALGGWAWWAGETLLWLAAVLTVVTGWSYMQGGMRHLLAADRR
- the moaE gene encoding molybdopterin synthase catalytic subunit MoaE encodes the protein MPLQILYFAWMRARIGRGEDEIAWTPALSTVGALLDYLAGVSPAHAQALADRSAVRVAVNQDYAGPDAAVRDGDEIAIFPPVTGGSGAEASACAIDIRVQTADFDVGAEYAAAATGTATGGVALFVGQVRGRDGADEVAAMTLEHYPGMTEREIDRIAREAAERWPLQAIRIIHRVGRLMPGDRIVLVIAASAHRAAAFDACAFLIDWLKTRAPFWKLEETPDGERWVAAKSSDDDAALRWQTPSDGKRGAA